The window AACTGTAAAACTTGACTTTCTCTCAAATTCTTTTTCCAATGTCTTCATTTCATTTTTTCTATTTATAAATTTCACATTAAACACCTCGATAAATTATATAATATAAATTATTATAATTCAAATTATTATAATTCTATTTGAAATCTGTTAAACAATATGATTAGATCTTTTCTAGGCATTTTATATTTTCTTTGGTGTAATAAATTGTATAATGAATTGTCCCACTTGTATAAAATGAGGAGTAATAACTTTTTAATTGTTATTTCTCTTTTTTTATATAACTCGACTTGTGCAAATTTAAGCAGGAACTCTAAATTCTTCGTAGAGTTCCTGCTTAAATTTGCACAAGTCGAGGACATTAAGTAACAAAATAGAAATTTTGCAAAACTTTAATAATATTCCAAAAGATGTTAAAATAATGAAACCTGTTTCTAAATTAAGGGAAGCAGCTCAGAAAACTCTTGATAAAGAAAATATAACAAGAGAGGAATTTGAAAAAAAAGTTAATGATTATATAAATTCAGGCTTACCACTTGATTCTGCTGAAAAGTTTTTGAAAATAAAATATTCTATCATAGATTAGGAGGGTAACTATGCTAAAAATAGCAATAGCAAACAATAAAGGAGGAGTTGCCAAAACAACCTCTGCACTTAATTTAATGGCTTATTATGCTAAAAAGTGGTATAAAGTTCTTGGGATAGATCTAGATCCTCAAGGGAATCTTTCTGATAGTTTAGGATTAGACATCGATGGATTAAAATTTACAGCATATGAAGCCTTAAAAAATAAGGATGTAGTTCCGTATATTACTGAAATTAAAAAAATCTATCGGTTGTTGCAAGCAATTTAGATTTAGAGAGAGGAAATCTAGATTTTGTATCTGTATTAGGGAGAGAGTTGTTACTTAAAAAAGCTTTAAAAAAAGCAGAAGAAAAATTTGACATCTGTATAATAGACACATCATCTAGTCTCTCAACATTAACTCTGAAAGCATTAGCAGCAGCAGACACAGTCTATCCCACTAAGGAGCGGATACTTCGAAATGAGGGGATCAGGCGTTCTGATAGACGTTATTAACGAAGTTAAGGAAGATGTAAATACTGATCTGAAAA is drawn from uncultured Ilyobacter sp. and contains these coding sequences:
- a CDS encoding AAA family ATPase; its protein translation is MLKIAIANNKGGVAKTTSALNLMAYYAKKWYKVLGIDLDPQGNLSDSLGLDIDGLKFTAYEALKNKDVVPYITEIKKIYRLLQAI